A window from Engraulis encrasicolus isolate BLACKSEA-1 chromosome 13, IST_EnEncr_1.0, whole genome shotgun sequence encodes these proteins:
- the tbccd1 gene encoding TBCC domain-containing protein 1 codes for MEQAAGVSVWPRLEPFLLGALQVAPTNKLSMHYLRRMASYVRTRDGCYPRLGWLMWRHIACSKLQLPEELAWLYFETFDLLAAYAPEHRLEWAEALSQCATPKELERQRSKLSVDTLQFLLFLYVQHLNRVSLRTSLIGEEWPSLRSRSPSSTDREAKITSQNKNWDDQAHLTFVQSHLSELLELLLEPGQLSGSGQVLRDSQVPLEALHGLSLLLEGSLGRGRSVEPLHRLLARSPLQAEAGYSKLSRSFGLQQLQQWLHQALTLNPLGISACLRSGKKLAWAQQVEGAMKRAKIARNTHMAPPGSKVVLMSQVFKQTLAKDSDKLVGSNLKLHRCTESFIYLLSPLRSVCLDKCRNTTVVLGPVECSVHVQGCENVRLICVTGRLVVGGSSHCTLHVLTPTRPLLLPGNVGLTLGPFHTHYPTLEDHMASVGLAVVPNIWDRPLLLGAEGNSLDKGCYRILPPAEFSPFVVPFLMEGDTVEVPGGLPPVYQKALEARERRVQDWQRTVKDAHLNKEQRRQFKVLVEQKFHEWLLATGQNQELDGLIIPPSPSSCSTPTSSSRTATPTTTHTSTPTTTSTAITAAAAAASCLTATPDTAAGHQHQHHRSNGDHVTYRTRPSDSRQPNGSLRHGESPMASS; via the exons ATGGAGCAGGCGGCGGGAGTGAGCGTGTGGCCGCGCCTGGAGCCCTTCCTGCTGGGCGCGCTGCAGGTGGCTCCCACCAACAAGCTGAGCATGCACTACCTGCGCCGCATGGCCTCGTACGTGCGCACACGGGACGGCTGCTACCCACGGCTGGGCTGGCTCATGTGGCGGCACATCGCCTGCAGCAAGCTGCAGCTGCCCGAGGAGCTGGCCTGGCTCTACTTCGAGACCTTCGACCTGCTGGCTGCCTACGCGCCCGAACACCGGCTGGAGTGGGCCGAGGCGCTGTCCCAGTGTGCCACGCCCAAGGagctggagagacagaggagcaaG TTATCGGTGGACACGCTGCAGTTCCTGCTCTTCCTCTACGTGCAGCACCTGAACCGCGTCTCCTTGCGCACCTCCCTAATTGGCGAGGAGTGGCCCAGCCTCCGCTCCCGCTCACCGTCCTCCACAGACCGCGAGGCTAAGATCACCTCCCAAAATAAG AACTGGGACGACCAGGCCCACCTGACGTTCGTGCAGTCCCACCTGTCGgagctgctggagctgctgctggagcCGGGTCAGCTGAGCGGCTCGGGCCAGGTGCTGCGGGACAGCCAGGTGCCCCTGGAGGCCCTGCACGGCCTCAGCCTGCTGCTGGAGGGCTCGCTGGGACGCGGGCGTTCCGTCGAGCCCCTGCACCGCCTGCTGGCGCGCTCGCCGCTGCAG GCCGAGGCGGGCTACTCCAAGCTGAGCCGATCGTTCGgcctgcagcagctgcagcagtggCTGCACCAGGCACTCACCCTCAACCCCCTTGGCATCTCTGCATGCCTGCGCTCTGGCAAGAAGCTCGCTTGGGCACAGCAAG TGGAGGGCGCAATGAAGAGAGCCAAGATTGCGCGCAACACCCACATGGCCCCGCCAGGCAGCAAAGTGGTGCTGATGTCACAGGTCTTCAAGCAGACGCTGGCAAAGGACTCCGACAAGCTGGTGGGCTCCAACCTCAAACTGCACCGCTGCACCGAATCCTTCATCTACCTGCTGTCCCCTCTCAG GTCTGTGTGTCTGGACAAGTGCCGCAACACCACTGTAGTCCTGGGCCCTGTGGAGTGCAGCGTGCACGTGCAGGGCTGCGAGAACGTGCGCCTCATCTGCGTCACAGGCCGCCTGGTGGTGGGCGGCTCCTCCCACTGCACCCTCCACGTCCTGACCCCCACGCGCCCTCTGCTCCTGCCCGGCAACGTGGGCCTCACCCTGGGGCCCTTCCACACGCACTACCCCACCCTGGAGGACCACATGGCCAGTGTGGGGCTGGCGGTGGTGCCCAACATCTGGGACAGACCCCTGCTGCTGGGGGCTGAGGGGAACAGCCTGGACAAAGG GTGCTACCGCATCCTGCCCCCTGCGGAGTTCTCCCCATTCGTGGTGCCGTTCTTGATGGAGGGGGACACGGTGGAGGTGCCGGGGGGGCTGCCGCCCGTCTACCAGAAGGCCCTGGAggccagggagaggagggtgCAGGACTGGCAGAGGACAGTCAAAGACGCCCACCTCAACAA GGAGCAGCGGCGCCAGTTCAAGGTCCTGGTGGAGCAGAAGTTCCACGAGTGGCTGTTGGCCACGGGCCAAAACCAGGAGCTGGACGGCCTCATCATCCCCCCAtcgccctcctcctgctccacccccacttcctcctctcgcaccgccacccccaccacgacacacacctccacccccaccaccaccagcacagctattaccgctgctgctgccgctgcctctTGCCTCACCGCTACGCCAGACACCGCCGCggggcaccagcaccagcaccaccgctCTAATGGGGACCATGTCACCTACAGAACACGGCCCAGCGACAGCCGGCAGCCAAACGGGTCACTTAGGCATGGAGAGTCACCCATGGCGTCcagctga
- the dnajb11 gene encoding dnaJ homolog subfamily B member 11: MAVTGMKLSSVCCLLLYLIAFVLAGRDFYKILGVSKSASVKDIKKAYRKLALQLHPDRNQDDPDAQDKFADLGAAYEVLSDEEKRKQYDAYGEEGLKEGHHGSHGDIFSSFFGDFGFMFGGQRGQQDRNIPRGNDVILDLEVTLEEVYSGNFVEVVRNKPVAKEAPGKRKCNCRQEMRTTQLGPGRFQMTQEVVCDECPNIKLVNEERTLEVEIEQGVRDEMEYPFIGEGEPHIDGEPGDLRFRVRVLKHPVFERRGDDLYTNVTISLVEALVGFEMDITHLDGHKVHIVRDKITKPGARLWKKGEGLPNYDNINVRGSLIVTFDVEFPKEQLDDNQKEGLKHLLKQASYQKVYNGLQGY, translated from the exons ATGGCTGTTACAGGAATGAAACTTTCAAGTGTGTGCTGTCTACTGCTATATTTAATCGCTTTTGTCCTCGCAGG ACGAGACTTTTATAAGATATTGGGTGTGAGCAAGTCTGCATCTGTCAAAGACATAAAGAAAGCCTACAGAAAACTTGCTCTGCAGCTTCATCCAGACAGAAATCAAGATGACCCCGACGCTCAAGACAAATTCGCCGACCTCGGTGCTGCTTATGAG GTACTGtcagatgaagagaagaggaaacaGTATGATGCGTATGGAGAAGAGGGGCTGAAGGAGGGCCATCACGGTTCCCATGGAGATATCTTCTCCAG TTTCTTTGGTGATTTCGGGTTCATGTTTGGAGGACAAAGGGGCCAACAGGACCGCAATATTCCAAGGGGCAATGACGTCATTCTAGACCTCGAGGTTACCCTTGAAGAGGTGTATTCTGGGAACTTTGTGGAG GTTGTACGGAATAAGCCGGTCGCCAAAGAGGCTCCGGGGAAGAGGAAGTGCAACTGTCGTCAGGAGATGAGGACCACTCAGTTGGGCCCTGGACGCTTCCAGATGACACAGGAAGTGGTCTGTGACGAGTGTCCCAATATTAA GCTTGTGAATGAGGAGAGGACACTGGAGGTAGAGATTGAACAAGGAGTACGAGATGAAATGGAGTACCCTTTCATCGGCGAAG gagaaCCACACATTGATGGAGAGCCTGGAGATCTGCGTTTCCGTGTCAGGGTGCTGAA GCACCCAGTGTTCGAGCGAAGAGGCGATGACCTGTACACCAATGTCACAATCTCTCTCGTGGAAGCGCTGGTTGGTTTCGAGATGGACATCACACACCTGGATGGTCATAAA GTCCACATTGTCAGAGACAAGATCACAAAGCCTGGTGCCCGCCTCTGGAAGAAAGGAGAAGGCCTCCCCAACTACGACAACATCAACGTCCGTGGCTCTCTCATCGTAACGTTTGACGTGGAGTTTCCAAAGGAGCAGCTTGATGACAATCAGAAAGAAG